One Setaria italica strain Yugu1 chromosome II, Setaria_italica_v2.0, whole genome shotgun sequence DNA segment encodes these proteins:
- the LOC101779275 gene encoding LOW QUALITY PROTEIN: ATP-dependent helicase rhp16-like (The sequence of the model RefSeq protein was modified relative to this genomic sequence to represent the inferred CDS: inserted 1 base in 1 codon; deleted 1 base in 1 codon): MPRRARNPSSGSSSGRRRRRDEEEDDEEESLSDTTSDSDFVAGSEDGAEDEEEEEGFAPDEDAPPAPAPAVAPPAPPQLLMLMPMPNRARKGGGKRRRKGKKARDEDGGPPLPWKVWEAANDRWLDERPVAGGGAEAPNAGAAAAGAAVPTADPXPEVVLPLLRFQKEWLAWALAQEGSVSRGGILATDGDGGGHPGISLVLTPAPPAPGPPTSRGSSPLLAGCPNEAEADGCTLVVCPVVAVHQWAGGRSSGHTASGSVRVLIYQGAKRGTKNFDFNSYDFVVTTYSTIEADYRKHIMPPKIRCQYCDKLFYPSKLKVHLKYFCGPDAVRTEKQAKQQSKKWGSSKGKGKRRGQKKDGDEENEDFDELADEPVSQSRGQSPLHSVRWERIILDEAHFIKDRRCNTARAIFALESEYKWALSGTPLQNRVGELYSLIRFLQIFPYSNYFCKDCNCEILDTSMKKLCDCGHSSVRHFCWWNKYIARPIQFGSVSDEGKRAMILLKEKVLKGIVLRRTKKGRAADLALPPKIVTLRRDSFDKNEMEFYEALYTQSVTQFDSYVAAGTLMNNYAHIFDLLTRLRQAVDHPYLVAYSKTAEPREGLKNEGNESMESQCGICHNMAEDVVVTSCDHAFCKTCLIDYSATLGNVSCPSCSVPLTVDLTTKSSVEKVTPRVKGRKRSGILSRLASLADFKTSTKIDALREEVRNMIEHDGSAKGIVFSQFTSFLDLIQFSLEKSGIKCVQLNGAMNITEKGRAIDTFTNDPDCRIFLMSLKAGGVALNLTVASHVFLMDPWWNPAVESQAQDRIHRIGQFKPIKSTRFVIKDTVEERILQLQEKKQLVFEGTVGDSPDAMSKLTEADLKFLFQI; the protein is encoded by the exons ATGCCGCGCCGAGCCAGGAACCCCTCCTCCG GATCcagcagcggccggcggcgccgccgcgacgaggaggaggatgatgaggaggagtCCCTTTCCGACACCACCTCCGACTCCGACTTCGTCGCCGGCTCCGAGGACGgggcggaggacgaggaggaggaggaggggttcgCGCCCGATGAGgacgccccgcccgcccccgcccccgcggtggcgccgccggctccgccgcagctgctgatgctgatgcCGATGCCGAATCGGGCGCGGAAGGGGggcgggaagaggaggaggaaggggaagaaggcgaGGGACGAGGACGGGGGCCCGCCCCTGCCGTGGAAGGTGTGGGAGGCGGCCAACGACAGGTGGCTCGACGagcggccggtggccggcggaggcgccgaGGCCCCGAACGCCGGGGCCgctgcggcgggggcggccgtgCCGACCGCGGACC GCCCCGAGGTGGTGCTCCCGCTGCTGCGATTCCAGAAGGAGTGGCTCGCGTGGGCGCTGGCGCAGGAGGGCTCCGTCTCGCGGGGCGGCATCCTCGCGACAGATGGGGATGGGGGAGGACATCCAGGCATCTCGCTCGTCCTAACGCCGGCCCCTCCGGCCCCCGGGCCACCAACCAGTCGGGGctcttctcctctcctcgcAGGCTGCCCCAATGAGGCAGAGGCAGATGGGTGCACGTTGGTCGTCTGCCCGGTGGTCGCCGTCCAT CAGTGGGCGGGAGGAAGATCGAGCGGGCACACCGCCAGTGGCAGCGTGCGCGTGCTAATCTACCAGGGCGCCAAGCGTGGCACGAAGAATTTCGATTTCAACAGCTATGACTTTGTAGTCACCACCTACTCTACCATCGAGGCGGACTACCGGAAGCACATCATGCCACCTAAGATCCGGTGCCAGTACTGCGATAAATTGTTTTACCCCAGCAAGCTGAAGGTGCACTTGAAGTATTTCTGTGGACCTGATGCAGTGCGCACGGAGAAGCAGGCAAAGCAGCAGAGCAAGAAGTGGGGCAGCAGCAAGGGGAAGGGAAAGAGAAGGGGTCAAAAGAAGGACGGTGATGAGGAGAATGAGGATTTTGATGAATTGGCTGATGAACCTGTCAGCCAGTCAAGGGGTCAGTCACCTCTGCACTCCGTGCGGTGGGAGCGGATTATCTTGGATGAG GCTCACTTCATAAAAGATAGACGGTGCAATACTGCAAGGGCTATTTTTGCGTTAGAGTCAGAATACAAGTGGGCTCTGAGTGGGACACCTTTGCAGAACCGTGTTGGAGAACTTTACTCGCTT ATTCGCTTCTTGCAAATCTTTCCCTATTCAAACTATTTCTGCAAGGACTGTAACTGTGAGATACTAGATACCAG CATGAAGAAACTGTGCGACTGTGGTCACTCATCTGTTAGGCACTTTTGCTGGTGGAATAAG TACATAGCGAGGCCAATACAGTTTGGTTCAGTAAGTGATGAAGGCAAAAGAGCAATGATTCTTCTGAAGGAGAAAGTTCTGAAAGGCATAGTGTTAAGGCGCACCAAAAAAGGCCGAGCTGCAGATCTTGCTCTCCCGCCAAAAATT GTGACATTGAGGAGGGACTCTTTTGATAAAAACGAAATGGAATTCTATGAAGCTTTGTATACTCAAAGTGTCACACAGTTTGATTC ATATGTAGCTGCTGGAACACTGATGAACAACTATGCTCATATCTTTGATCTTCTCACAAGGTTGAGACAG GCTGTTGATCATCCCTACCTTGTAGCATATTCCAAGACAGCAGAGCCTCGTGAAGGATTGAAAAACGAAGGAAATGAATCCATGGAAAGCCAATGTGGTATATGTCATAATATGGCTGAAGATGTTGTG GTTACCTCTTGTGATCATGCATTCTGCAAGACTTGTTTGATAGACTACTCTGCAACTTTGGGGAATGTTTCATGTCCATCCTGTTCAGTACCTCTTACTGTTGACTTAACAACAAAAAGTTCAGTTGAAAAAGTAACTCCCAGGGTCAAGGGCCGCAAACGCTCAGGAATACTGAGCAGACTAGCAAGCCTTGCGGATTTTAAGACTAGTACAAAAATTGATGCATTG AGAGAGGAGGTACGAAACATGATTGAGCATGACGGCTCTGCCAAAGGGATTGTATTCAGCCAGTTCACATCATTCTTGGATCTGATTCAATTCTCCTTGGAGAAG TCCGGCATCAAGTGTGTCCAGCTGAATGGGGCCATGAACATTACTGAGAAGGGAAGAGCCATAGACACCTTCACCAATGACCCAGACTGCAGGATCTTCCTGATGAGCCTGAAAGCTGGAGGAGTTGCTCTGAATCTCACTGTTGCATCTCAT GTTTTCCTGATGGACCCTTGGTGGAATCCAGCGGTCGAGAGCCAAGCCCAGGATCGCATCCACCGAATCGGACAGTTCAAGCCAATCAA GAGCACGAGGTTCGTGATCAAGGACACGGTCGAAGAGCGCATACTGCAGCTGCAAGAGAAGAAGCAGCTAGTGTTTGAAGG CACCGTGGGCGACTCGCCGGATGCCATGTCGAAGCTGACGGAGGCCGATCTCAAGTTTTTGTTCCAGATCTAA